One Cellulomonas soli DNA window includes the following coding sequences:
- a CDS encoding aminopeptidase P family protein encodes MTQDDTSTPRTPDDEQSLASRGQNRSQRPTSSTFVDFVTSGWGERAATGTERSAAADHTAARRSRLSAQFPGERLVVPAGTFRVRSNDTDHRFRPHSAFAHLTGLGMEQEPDAVLVLHPVEDGTGDDGSAHHAVLYMRPLAGRDTVEFFSDSRYGEFWVGARPTLEDLETLTGISTAHLDGLRDAIAKDAGEDGVQVRVVPGVDESVEAVVEEIRQTEAAGERDEKLAEALSELRLLKDAWEVEQLRLAVDTTIDGFEKVVRALPDALVHRRGERVIEGTFLGHARLEGNDVGYETIAAAGEHATTLHWTDNDGLVTSGQLVLVDAGVEVDSLYTADVTRTLPVDGTFTEVQRRIYQAVLDAADAAFAVAVPGSRFSDVHAAAMQVIADRLAQWGLLPVTAEESLQPDNQHHRRWMVHGTSHHLGLDVHDCAQARKELYLDAIIEPGMVFTIEPGLYFKSDDLLVPEEFRGIGVRIEDDVLVTADGNVNLSGALPRDPDAVEAWMAGLLGR; translated from the coding sequence ATGACCCAGGACGACACCAGCACCCCGCGCACGCCCGACGACGAGCAGTCGCTGGCGAGCCGGGGCCAGAACCGGTCGCAGCGCCCGACGTCCTCCACGTTCGTCGACTTCGTCACCTCGGGCTGGGGCGAGCGTGCCGCCACCGGCACCGAGCGCTCCGCTGCGGCCGACCACACGGCGGCCCGGCGCTCGCGGCTGTCGGCGCAGTTCCCGGGCGAGCGGCTCGTGGTGCCCGCCGGGACGTTCCGGGTGCGGTCCAACGACACCGACCACCGGTTCCGCCCGCACTCGGCGTTCGCGCACCTGACCGGCCTGGGCATGGAGCAGGAGCCCGACGCCGTGCTGGTGCTGCACCCGGTCGAGGACGGCACGGGTGACGACGGGTCCGCGCACCACGCCGTGCTGTACATGCGTCCGCTGGCCGGTCGCGACACGGTCGAGTTCTTCTCCGACTCCCGCTACGGCGAGTTCTGGGTCGGCGCCCGCCCGACGCTCGAGGACCTCGAGACGCTCACCGGCATCAGCACCGCGCACCTGGACGGCCTGCGGGACGCGATCGCCAAGGACGCGGGCGAGGACGGCGTGCAGGTGCGCGTCGTGCCAGGGGTCGACGAGAGCGTCGAGGCGGTCGTCGAGGAGATCCGGCAGACCGAGGCCGCGGGCGAGCGCGACGAGAAGCTCGCGGAGGCCCTGTCCGAGCTGCGCCTGCTCAAGGACGCGTGGGAGGTCGAGCAGCTGCGGCTCGCGGTCGACACCACGATCGACGGCTTCGAGAAGGTCGTCCGGGCTCTGCCGGACGCGCTCGTGCACCGACGCGGCGAACGGGTCATCGAGGGCACGTTCCTGGGCCACGCCCGGCTCGAGGGCAACGACGTGGGCTACGAGACGATCGCCGCGGCGGGCGAGCACGCGACAACGCTGCACTGGACCGACAACGACGGCCTGGTGACCTCCGGTCAGCTCGTCCTGGTCGACGCCGGCGTGGAGGTCGACTCGCTCTACACGGCCGACGTGACCCGCACGCTGCCCGTCGACGGCACGTTCACCGAGGTGCAGCGCCGCATCTACCAGGCCGTGCTCGACGCCGCCGACGCCGCGTTCGCGGTCGCCGTGCCCGGGTCGCGGTTCAGCGACGTGCACGCCGCAGCGATGCAGGTGATCGCCGACCGCCTCGCGCAGTGGGGCCTGCTCCCGGTGACGGCCGAGGAGTCGCTGCAGCCGGACAACCAGCACCACCGCCGCTGGATGGTGCACGGCACGAGCCACCACCTGGGCCTGGACGTGCACGACTGCGCACAGGCCCGCAAGGAGCTCTACCTCGACGCGATCATCGAACCCGGCATGGTGTTCACGATCGAGCCGGGCCTGTACTTCAAGTCGGACGACCTGCTCGTGCCCGAGGAGTTCCGGGGCATCGGCGTGCGCATCGAGGACGACGTGCTGGTGACGGCCGACGGGAACGTGAACCTGTCGGGCGCGCTGCCGCGTGACCCGGACGCGGTCGAGGCGTGGATGGCCGGGCTGCTGGGTCGCTGA
- a CDS encoding TetR/AcrR family transcriptional regulator, which produces MSEGPASDAPVGEGPGDAPVARPARAARRHDPGRRDRILDAALDVIAEHGVAGTTHRRVAAAADVPLGSMTYHFADLDEVLRLAFERHADAAATRYEASMAQSAGGDVADRIARLVCEETVEHPRDLVLALELYALAARRPEFRQLTQAWMQRSRRALEQHVDPTSARALDAVVEGLVLHTVLSTEPFDAQRVRALVGRLVG; this is translated from the coding sequence GTGAGCGAGGGCCCCGCGAGCGACGCTCCCGTGGGTGAGGGCCCCGGCGACGCCCCCGTGGCCCGGCCCGCGCGGGCCGCGCGGCGGCACGACCCCGGTCGTCGCGACCGCATCCTCGACGCCGCGCTCGACGTCATCGCCGAGCACGGCGTCGCCGGCACCACCCACCGACGGGTCGCCGCCGCGGCCGACGTGCCGCTCGGCTCGATGACCTACCACTTCGCCGACCTCGACGAGGTGCTGCGGCTCGCGTTCGAACGGCACGCCGACGCCGCGGCCACCCGGTACGAGGCGTCGATGGCGCAGTCCGCCGGGGGTGACGTCGCCGACCGGATCGCCCGCCTCGTGTGCGAGGAGACCGTCGAGCACCCGCGCGACCTCGTGCTCGCGCTCGAGCTGTACGCGCTCGCCGCCCGACGACCCGAGTTCCGTCAGCTCACGCAGGCCTGGATGCAGCGCAGCCGGCGTGCGCTCGAGCAGCACGTCGACCCGACCTCCGCCCGCGCGCTCGACGCGGTCGTCGAGGGGCTCGTGCTGCACACCGTGCTGTCGACCGAGCCGTTCGACGCTCAACGGGTGCGCGCCCTCGTCGGACGGCTCGTCGGCTGA
- a CDS encoding sugar O-acetyltransferase: MTTTDDTRSMRERMLAGDLYLADDPELGEANARALDLMDAFNATTVRQGPLRRRLLSELLGSVGEGTEIRPPFFVDYGTQITVGARCFANFGLTALDVAPITIGDDVQIGPHVQLLTPTHPVEPEPRRAKWEAARPIVIGDNVWLGGGVIVCPGVTIGENTVVGAGSVVTRDLPANVVAVGNPARVVRTVTP, from the coding sequence ATGACGACGACCGACGACACCCGATCCATGCGCGAGCGCATGCTCGCGGGCGACCTCTACCTCGCGGACGACCCCGAGCTCGGCGAGGCCAACGCCCGCGCCCTCGACCTGATGGACGCCTTCAACGCCACCACGGTGCGGCAGGGTCCGCTGCGCCGCCGGCTGCTGAGCGAGCTGCTCGGCTCGGTGGGGGAGGGCACCGAGATCCGGCCCCCGTTCTTCGTGGACTACGGCACGCAGATCACCGTCGGGGCCCGCTGCTTCGCGAACTTCGGTCTCACCGCGCTCGACGTCGCGCCCATCACCATCGGCGACGACGTGCAGATCGGGCCGCACGTCCAGCTGCTCACCCCGACGCACCCGGTCGAGCCCGAGCCGCGCCGCGCCAAGTGGGAGGCCGCCCGGCCGATCGTCATCGGTGACAACGTCTGGCTCGGCGGCGGCGTGATCGTCTGCCCCGGCGTGACCATCGGCGAGAACACGGTCGTCGGCGCAGGGTCCGTCGTCACCCGGGACCTGCCCGCGAACGTCGTCGCGGTGGGCAACCCGGCCCGGGTCGTCCGAACCGTGACCCCGTGA
- a CDS encoding general stress protein, with amino-acid sequence MAFSGTTRVPKAPTLPQGETVAVYGTYLEAQKAVDHLADHQFPVQLVTIVGTDLRMVERVTGRLSYPRAALGGFLSGAWFGLFVGLLLSLFSSPGSNSLLPAAILIGGAFGLILSVVTYSFSGGKRDFTSSSQIVAATYSVLCRSEKANAARQLLAQVGGVTSVWGAAVPTPPAQPAPPAPPAEPHD; translated from the coding sequence ATGGCGTTCTCCGGAACCACCCGCGTCCCCAAGGCCCCCACGCTGCCGCAGGGCGAGACGGTGGCGGTCTACGGCACCTACCTCGAGGCGCAGAAGGCCGTCGACCACCTGGCCGACCACCAGTTCCCGGTGCAGCTGGTCACGATCGTCGGCACCGACCTGCGCATGGTCGAGCGCGTGACGGGTCGGCTGTCGTACCCGCGCGCCGCGCTCGGCGGGTTCCTGTCCGGGGCGTGGTTCGGCCTGTTCGTCGGGCTGCTGCTCAGCTTGTTCTCCTCGCCGGGGTCGAACTCGTTGCTGCCGGCGGCGATCCTCATCGGCGGGGCGTTCGGGCTGATCCTCTCGGTGGTCACGTACTCGTTCTCCGGCGGCAAGCGGGACTTCACGTCCTCCAGCCAGATCGTGGCGGCGACGTACTCGGTGCTGTGCCGGTCCGAGAAGGCGAACGCGGCGCGGCAGCTGCTCGCGCAGGTGGGTGGGGTGACGTCGGTGTGGGGTGCGGCAGTGCCCACGCCGCCTGCACAGCCCGCGCCGCCCGCGCCGCCTGCCGAGCCGCACGACTGA
- a CDS encoding magnesium transporter MgtE N-terminal domain-containing protein, which translates to MSSVGSRVFVARLAGTTVFDPLGDQVGRVRDVVVLVRPKGAPRAVGLVVEVPGRRRVFLPLTRVTAVDAGQVISTGLVNMRRFEQRVHETLVVGELLDRTVELVDGSGAGSVEDVAIELQRNGDWVVTKVFVRRKTPGKSGLLRRRGETVLVDVGAVTGLARASAAQGAELLLAQYEDLKPADLADVLHDLGTTRRLEVATALDNERLADVLEELPEDDQVAILQGLEMTRAADVLEAMQPDDAADLLGELPDEQAAELLELMEPEEARDVRRLLAYEDNTAGGLMTTEPVILGPETPIAAALAHVRRQDLAPALASMVFVARPPLETPTGRFIGVVHLQRMLREPPHEAIGAIVDTDIEAITVETPLLSVTRQLATYNLLALPVVDSEKRLLGAVSVDDVLDHLLPEDWRETDEDDAPVVTAPPTTGGGRG; encoded by the coding sequence GTGAGCAGCGTCGGGAGCAGGGTCTTCGTCGCGCGCCTCGCCGGGACCACCGTGTTCGACCCCCTGGGCGACCAGGTCGGGCGGGTGCGCGACGTCGTCGTGCTCGTGCGGCCGAAGGGTGCGCCGAGGGCGGTCGGCCTCGTCGTGGAGGTGCCCGGCCGGCGACGCGTGTTCCTGCCGCTCACCCGCGTGACGGCGGTCGACGCCGGCCAGGTGATCTCGACCGGCCTGGTCAACATGCGCAGGTTCGAGCAGCGCGTGCACGAGACCCTCGTCGTCGGCGAGCTGCTGGACCGCACGGTCGAGCTGGTCGACGGCTCCGGGGCCGGCTCGGTCGAGGACGTCGCGATCGAGCTGCAGCGCAACGGCGACTGGGTCGTGACCAAGGTCTTCGTGCGCCGCAAGACCCCCGGCAAGTCCGGTCTGCTGCGTCGCCGCGGCGAGACCGTGCTCGTCGACGTCGGTGCGGTCACCGGCCTGGCGCGTGCCTCGGCCGCGCAGGGTGCCGAGCTGCTGCTCGCCCAGTACGAGGACCTCAAGCCGGCGGACCTGGCCGACGTGCTGCACGACCTGGGCACGACCCGCCGTCTCGAGGTCGCCACCGCCCTGGACAACGAGCGCCTCGCGGACGTGCTCGAGGAGCTGCCCGAGGACGACCAGGTGGCGATCCTGCAGGGCCTGGAGATGACGCGTGCGGCCGACGTCCTCGAGGCGATGCAGCCCGACGACGCGGCCGACCTGCTCGGTGAGCTGCCCGACGAGCAGGCCGCCGAGCTCCTCGAGCTCATGGAGCCCGAGGAGGCGCGCGACGTGCGCCGCCTGCTGGCCTACGAGGACAACACCGCCGGCGGTCTCATGACCACCGAGCCGGTGATCCTCGGCCCCGAGACGCCGATCGCGGCAGCCCTGGCGCACGTGCGCCGCCAGGACCTGGCCCCGGCATTGGCCTCCATGGTCTTCGTCGCCCGGCCACCCCTGGAGACGCCGACCGGTCGGTTCATCGGCGTGGTGCACCTGCAGCGGATGCTGCGCGAGCCCCCGCACGAGGCCATCGGGGCGATCGTCGACACCGACATCGAGGCGATCACGGTCGAGACCCCGCTGCTGAGCGTCACCCGCCAGCTGGCGACCTACAACCTGCTCGCCCTGCCGGTGGTCGACTCCGAGAAGCGGCTGCTCGGCGCGGTGTCGGTCGACGACGTGCTCGACCACCTGCTGCCCGAGGACTGGCGCGAGACCGACGAGGACGACGCACCGGTGGTGACGGCGCCCCCGACGACCGGAGGCGGCCGTGGCTGA
- a CDS encoding DUF1003 domain-containing protein, with protein sequence MAERLDTPRLSRRKILPPFFSDRDAFGKISESIARFMGTPRFILWLTMFCLVWISWNAWGPEALRFDKAANGFTALTLMLSLQASYAAPLILLAQNRQTDRDRVTAEQDRQRAERNLADTEFLAREMASLRIALSEVATRDFVRSELRNLLEDLAEEREAVRGTPRETPRDLGGTNGRDDGHDERAPGPTDR encoded by the coding sequence GTGGCTGAGCGCCTGGACACCCCGCGCCTGTCGCGGCGCAAGATCCTGCCGCCGTTCTTCTCCGACCGTGACGCGTTCGGCAAGATCTCCGAGTCGATCGCACGGTTCATGGGCACGCCGCGGTTCATCCTCTGGCTGACCATGTTCTGCCTCGTGTGGATCAGCTGGAACGCCTGGGGACCGGAGGCGCTGCGCTTCGACAAGGCCGCCAACGGCTTCACTGCGCTGACCCTCATGCTGTCGCTGCAGGCCTCGTACGCCGCGCCGCTGATCCTGCTCGCGCAGAACCGGCAGACCGACCGCGACCGCGTCACCGCCGAGCAGGACCGGCAGCGGGCCGAGCGGAACCTCGCGGACACCGAGTTCCTCGCCCGGGAGATGGCCTCGCTGCGCATCGCCCTGTCCGAGGTCGCCACGCGCGACTTCGTGCGCTCCGAGCTGCGCAACCTGCTGGAGGACCTGGCCGAGGAGCGTGAGGCGGTCCGCGGCACACCACGGGAGACGCCGCGCGACCTCGGCGGCACGAACGGCCGGGACGACGGGCACGACGAGCGGGCCCCGGGGCCGACCGACCGCTGA